Genomic window (Flavobacteriales bacterium):
CGTTGAGGTAATGGGTGGTGTTCCATGCCGCCGAACCGTAGGGTCCGAATTTCATGTCATCCGTTTGCGTGTCCGGGTCAAACCAGGTACGTGAGGTCTGAAAGCGGGTGATGCCCGATGTGGGGTTGCCGTCGGGATCCATGGAGGCCAAGCAGAAATCGATCATCGCGTTCGCTCGGGATCCCGCGAACACCGCACGGACATCGTCGTAGTCCGAGTTCATCGCTTGGTAGTCGGCGTTCATCTGGGCGATGGTGCTCTGGATAACGGCATCGGAAACATTTTCCGAATTGGTGTTGTACACCACATGCACCACCACGGGAATGGTCTGCACCCCACCCCCGCGCAGGCCCTGTTGTTCAAGTTGTCCGGCTTCCTGCGCCAGATCGATGTGCAGGCCCTGAGCTTGCAACCAACGTTCGGTAATGGTGTGGGAATTACAATGTTCCTGTGCGATGGCTACGGAAGAGGCGGCAATGGACAGGAGCGCAAGGGTCGTTTTCCGATCATAATGCGAATTTAAGTGGTTTGCCGGGAATAATTCGATGCAATGGAGCGGGTGCTGTTGGTCCTAGGCGCTCAGGCGCTGGATCGCTGCGGCCGGGTCCGGGGCATTGAACACGCTGTTCCCCGCCACCAGTACGTCAGCCCCGTGCCGGGCCAGTTCCACCACGTTCCTTTCGGACACCCCTCCGTCCACTTCGATCATCAGGGATGTTCCACGTGCTTGGCGCAATTCCCGCAGCGCATCGATCTTGCGGAAGGTTCCGGGGATGAAGCTCTGCCCGCCGAAGCCCGGGTTCACGCTCATCAAGCACACCTGATCGATATCCTCCGCGATATCCTCCAGTAGATGCACCGGTGTGTGCGGGTTGATGGCCACACCGGCCTTCATGCCGGCGGCCTTGATGGCCTGTATGGTGCGGTGCAGATGCGTGCAAGCTTCCAAATGAACGGTGAGCCTGTCCGTACCAGCATCGCGGAAGGTGGTGATGTACTGGTCGGGCCGGACGATCATCAGGTGAACGTCGAAGATCTTCTTCGTCAACGGCCGTATGGCTTTGATCACCGGGAAGCCGAAGCTGATGTTCGGCACGAAGACGCCGTCCATCACATCCAGGTGCAGCCACGGGGCGGGGCTTTTATCCACCAGTTCCACGGCACTTTTCAAGTCGGTGAAGTCCGCGGAAAGGAGGGAGGGTGCGATGATGTGTGCCATGGGCCGCAAAGTTACTCCGAACGGACAAGGCCGCCTTTTCGGGGCGGCCTTGTCCGTTAACTTCAAGATGCTGTCAGTCGGTGAGATAGGTGCGCAGGGAGCGTCCTCTTCCGGCCTGTTTCAGGCGTCGGATGGCTTTTTCCTTGATCTGCCGCACGCGCTCCCGGGTGAGGTCGAATTTCCGTCCGATCTCCTCCAAGGTGTGCGGTTGGTTCCCTGCGAGGCCGAAGTAGAGCCGGAGCACATCGCTTTCGCGAGCGGTGAGCGACTCCAACGATCGTTCGATCTCGTTCCTGAGGCTGTCAGTGAGCAAAGCCTCCATGGGGTCCGGCAGATCGTCGTTCTTCATCAGGTCATGCATGGTGCCGCTGTCGCCGTCGTCCCGCAGTGGTGCGTCCATGCTCAGGTGCCTGCCGGTATTGCTCAAACTGGTCTTCACCTCGTCCAAGGTCATCTCCAAGTTCTCGGCCAGTTCGGCGGCCGTGGGTGCGCGTTCATGTTCCTGTTCCAAGCGGGCGAACGCCTTGTTGATCTTGTTGATCGAGCCGATCTTGTTCAACGGCAAGCGGACGATGCGGGCCTGCTCGGCCAAGCTTTGCAGGATCTGCTGCCGGATCCACCACACGGCATAGCTGATGAACTTGAAGCCCCGGGTCTCATCGAAGCGCCCGGCCGCCTTGATCAGACCAAGGTTGCCCTCGCTGATCAGGTCCGGGAGCGTGAGGCCCTGGCCCTGGTATTGTTTGGCGACGGAGACGACGAAGCGCAGGTTGGCCTTGCATAAAGCCTCCAAGGCATCGTTATCGCCCTTCCTGATCTTGCGGGCAAGCTCCACCTCTTCCTGTGCGGTGATCAATTTCACCTTGCCGATCTCGGTCAGGTATTTGTCCAGCGACGGGGTGTCGCGGTTGGTGACCTGCTTGGAGATCTTCAGTTGACGCATTCTTGCCATGGTACCCGTGGATTGTATCGGTGGATCGTTGCCGTTCAACGGGGATGCTCGGGCTGCGGTTACGGGATGGACCGTTCCGGAGCTTATTCGCGGTAACAGCAAGGACCTGCAAGCAGCAGGGGCCGCCTCTTGCGAGACAGCCCCTGTTTTTTCTTCGCTATGCGAACGATCAATTGTCGCGACGCGGTCCGCGATCGCGGGATTCACGGCGGGGACGGTCCCCACGGTCGCGGCGGTCGCCTTCCATGGCCGGCTCGCGCTCCACGTAGCCTTCCGGCTTCGGTAGCAGCACTTTGCGGCTCAACTTCAACTTGCCGGTGCGGGGGTCCTTGCCCACCACTTGGAAGTCGATCATCTCGCCTTCCTTCAGCACGTCCTCAACGCGCTCGATGCGCTTCCAGTCCAACTCGCTCACGTGCAGCAGACCATCGGTGCCAGGGAAGATCTCCACGAACGCGCCGTATGGCATGATCGTCTTCACCTTGCCGGTGTAGGTAACGCCGAGCTCCGCGGTGGGAGGGAAGGCGATGGCCCGGATGCGGGCAAGCGCGGCGTCGATGCCGCTCTTGTTCTCGCTCATGATCTGCACGTGGCCCACGCCGTCCACTTCGTCGAGTGCGATGGTGGTCTTGGTCTCGGCCTGGATCTCCTGGATCACGCGGCCACCGGGTCCGATCACGGGTCCGATGCTCTCCTTCGGGATCTCGATGCTGACGATGCGCGGTGCATGCTCCTTGTAGTCCGCGTTCGGCTTGGTCATCGTCTTCATCATCTCGCCGAGGATGTGCAGACGACCGGTGCGGGCCTGTTCCAAGGCCTTGGCGAGCACCTCGTAACTGAGGCCGTCCACCTTCATGTCCATCTGGGTGGCGGTGATGCCCTTTTCGGTGCCGGTCACCTTGAAGTCCATGTCGCCCAAGTGGTCCTCGTCACCGAGGATGTCGCTGAGGATGGCGTATTTGCCGTCCGGGTCGCTGATCATGCCCATGGCGATGCCGCTCACGGGTGCCTTGATCTGGATGCCGGCGTCCATCAGGGCGAGGGTGCCGGAGCATACTGTGGCCATGGAGCTGGAGCCGTTGCTCTCAAGGATATCGCAGTTCAGGCGGATGGTGTAAGGGTTGTCCGTGCCGGTGGGGATCATCGGCTTCAGGGCGCGGAGGGCGAGGTTGCCGTGGCCGATCTCGCGGCGTCCGGGGCCACGGATGGGGCGCACTTCACCAACGGAGAAGCTGGGGAAGTTGTAGTGCAGCATGAAGGTATCGCTGCGCTTCACCAATGCTGTGTCCACGGTCTGCTGGTCCATTTTGGAACCTAAGGTCACCATGTTGATGGCCTGGGTCTCACCACGGGTGAAGATTGCGCTGCCGTGCGTTCCGGGCAGTACGTCCACTTCGCTCCAGATGGGGCGGATCTCATCCATTTTGCGACCATCCAAGCGGATGCCCTTCTCCAGCATCGCACGGCGCACACCGGATTTCTGGGCTTTTTTGAAGTAGCGGGCCAGCATGGCCTTCTTCGCCTTTTGCTCATCGGTGAGCGTGGCAACGAAGTCTTCCTTCACCTTGGCGAAGGCTTCGCCGCGCACTTCCTTGGCGCTGGCTTGCAGGGTGATGTCGTAGTATTTCTGGAACGTGCCATCCACGATGGCCTTCTCCAGCTCGGCATCATTCTCCTCGTGGTTGTAGGTGCGCTTGGTCAGGCTCTTGGGCACTGCGGCGGCAAGTTCATTGATCACGCGGCACTGGTCTTGGATAGCCTTGTGGGCGGTCTTGATGCCTTCGATCATTTCAGCTTCGCTCACTTCGAGCATCTCGCCCTCCACCATCATCACGTCGCTGGCGTTGCCGGCCACGATCAGGTCGATGTCAGCGCCCTCCATCTCTTGGAAGGTAGGGTTCACCGTCCACTTGCCTTCGTTGCGGATCACGCGGACCTCGCTTACGGGGCCATTGAAAGGGATGTTGCTAACGGCGATGGCGGCGGAAGCGGCCAAGCAGGCCAGCGCATCGCTGGGGTTCTGCTTGTCGGTGCTCATCAGGCTGATCTGCACTTGG
Coding sequences:
- the pnp gene encoding polyribonucleotide nucleotidyltransferase is translated as MKPTGVKKTIDLGGGRTISLETGILAKQADGSVTVRCGDTIILATVVATKEAREGIDFLPLQVEYREKYSAAGRFPGGFFKRENRPSDGEVLVSRLVDRALRPLFNDDFHGDTQVQISLMSTDKQNPSDALACLAASAAIAVSNIPFNGPVSEVRVIRNEGKWTVNPTFQEMEGADIDLIVAGNASDVMMVEGEMLEVSEAEMIEGIKTAHKAIQDQCRVINELAAAVPKSLTKRTYNHEENDAELEKAIVDGTFQKYYDITLQASAKEVRGEAFAKVKEDFVATLTDEQKAKKAMLARYFKKAQKSGVRRAMLEKGIRLDGRKMDEIRPIWSEVDVLPGTHGSAIFTRGETQAINMVTLGSKMDQQTVDTALVKRSDTFMLHYNFPSFSVGEVRPIRGPGRREIGHGNLALRALKPMIPTGTDNPYTIRLNCDILESNGSSSMATVCSGTLALMDAGIQIKAPVSGIAMGMISDPDGKYAILSDILGDEDHLGDMDFKVTGTEKGITATQMDMKVDGLSYEVLAKALEQARTGRLHILGEMMKTMTKPNADYKEHAPRIVSIEIPKESIGPVIGPGGRVIQEIQAETKTTIALDEVDGVGHVQIMSENKSGIDAALARIRAIAFPPTAELGVTYTGKVKTIMPYGAFVEIFPGTDGLLHVSELDWKRIERVEDVLKEGEMIDFQVVGKDPRTGKLKLSRKVLLPKPEGYVEREPAMEGDRRDRGDRPRRESRDRGPRRDN
- a CDS encoding RNA polymerase sigma factor RpoD/SigA translates to MRQLKISKQVTNRDTPSLDKYLTEIGKVKLITAQEEVELARKIRKGDNDALEALCKANLRFVVSVAKQYQGQGLTLPDLISEGNLGLIKAAGRFDETRGFKFISYAVWWIRQQILQSLAEQARIVRLPLNKIGSINKINKAFARLEQEHERAPTAAELAENLEMTLDEVKTSLSNTGRHLSMDAPLRDDGDSGTMHDLMKNDDLPDPMEALLTDSLRNEIERSLESLTARESDVLRLYFGLAGNQPHTLEEIGRKFDLTRERVRQIKEKAIRRLKQAGRGRSLRTYLTD
- a CDS encoding ribulose-phosphate 3-epimerase encodes the protein MAHIIAPSLLSADFTDLKSAVELVDKSPAPWLHLDVMDGVFVPNISFGFPVIKAIRPLTKKIFDVHLMIVRPDQYITTFRDAGTDRLTVHLEACTHLHRTIQAIKAAGMKAGVAINPHTPVHLLEDIAEDIDQVCLMSVNPGFGGQSFIPGTFRKIDALRELRQARGTSLMIEVDGGVSERNVVELARHGADVLVAGNSVFNAPDPAAAIQRLSA